In Camelina sativa cultivar DH55 chromosome 13, Cs, whole genome shotgun sequence, the genomic window AGATGGAATCCATATGAGACGATGAGTGGTTAAGATAAGATTACCGGACTTTAAAGCGGTGAATCGCGGCGGATCATCTTCGGAATCGAAATCGACGGAAGAGAGGAGGAAACACTCGACCTCATTGCGTCGAAGCACTGGTCTACCACTCGTGGTCACCTCTGCGTTCACAAACAAACCACCGACTCCGATGCTGCTTCCACTAGCCATGGAGACTCAATTCGAAAGCAGATCGATCatacagcttttttttttagctgcGTTCCGCTTCCAATAAATAGATCGGTTGACCAATCAGAGTGCTTGCTTCAAAAATTCCAATTACTCCGACGAATTTCCCTGACGACGAGAAAAACCCAGATGCCTGAGATCGTTTGGTTTACACGTCTAGCGAGAATCAACCTTGGTTTagtaaaattacatttttaatcCTTTTTAGTAAAGATTTTTACGATATTAGCTCATACTTTCCAATTTTACTTTTGAGTCCAGATGTTGAATAATTGAAGTGGGTAGTTTTTGATCATTCTTGTTGAAACAATGTTGAACATACATTGATATGAAACTAAATGAAGTCATACCAGGAATTAGTAACTTTCTAAACAAGACAAGTGAGAGTATATTAGTTAAAGACTGAATTGTCTAAGTTGATATATGAAAAATCTTGATCAAAGATTTGGACACatttgacatataatttttctattctagtttttttttttttaaatcatataccagtttatttgaaattattgtAAAGAAAATCTATttgatgtaaaaataatataaataaatattgccagaaaataagatatttaagAGGTTTATGCGTCTTGAGTCGACGATGAGAGAGCTTAAGCACGACGATATTTAAGGCAGGATCAATGAGAATGAACGCATGCTCAATCAAATTGAGCTCGTCCTTGTCCAACGTATTTTGTCAAACAGAAGATTCAGTTTCAACAATCGGAtgcataatattatataaagattgaaCGTGCTTAATTGGTATTTAAAACAAACTTGTATGAAAGTGATGGCGTTAGGCgaataattagtatatataatattgtttaatcATTCATACATACATGATACAACTAGGTTTCAATCATGTTTACTATGCCACGACGATATGTGTAGAGTGTTAATACATATTAAAACCAATACTCGATCGGTAATGACCAATTTGCAATTctttactagtatttttttctgttttgtaaaACATTGAAAGACTAAAAGTAGCTTAAAGTTTTAATTACTGTAGGAACTATATTATTAAGTACTATTAAAGGTAATATAATCAATCAAGGGCGTGGAAATCGTGTTCTTCGAATTAATATTTACATCGGTGTGGTTGGCCATGTGTGAGCCGCTTGAGCTTGACTCGTTTGtctaatttgtttattaaacaCAAGTAATCTGAGTAATGGGCATATTAAAATCATATCATCATATCAGTTATCAAATGAGTCAATGACAGTAATACAAGGTTTCTACTTTACACTAGCTGTTTATAAAACTACATATATAACGTTAAACTTCGAACTTAAAAATACTGAGCTAGTATTCAATTTATATTAGCGCGACCAGTATCTATGAATTTActctatttaatttttgaacgcGTTCATGTTCATATAGATTTAAGTTagttgtattattatatattgtgtaaaataatgctaataatataattattatagatGCACGTAGGTTTACCATTTTGAATTGATGGCGAAGTAGTTTGCGTAGTTGTTAGACTAATTTAGCTGTTTAAAACAACATAGATATGGATACACTGAATTGTCAATATACATCGTATATACTATACGTCTCTACATGGTATTTTTTACAAGCAAACGTATTATATTATCCTATCCTAGCTAGACCATTTTATGCATGTTATAtccgtttttttaatttagtttgtttttgttgacaTATCTATTAATGATATAGtttctatatttatatgttatCATTTTGTTTGGATCATTCAGATACTTTGTGAGAATACTTTTCGTCTTCATATTAATCCACATTTCATAGCATCGACATCGACGTCAAACTCCAAAATTGGACagtaaagtatatatatacatatatatagatgacGCGACatattaactaaaatataaaaactcaaaatggatccaaaatttaaatagtcaaatctttataataagaaatttactaagagaagaaaagaaaagaaaagatatacTATATTTTAGATGCTCAATTAAAAGATATAGTTTTTCTAGCTTTTCAGTAATCACTTTGATCCACtgtaaaaactaattaacaaaaaaataatcactCACTTATATTTACAAAGTAGAAAAttgttgatttcttttattAGCATGTTTTTCCTGATTTAGATAATTGCGGGGATACAAGAAATATATTTTCGATTAAatcattgataaaaaaaaaacacatcttaaatttgataaagatatataaaaagtaataataataaataataataaaaaagaaaataaaaatagtaaatggcGGCTTTTATAAAAGTCTATCTAGAAGAGAAAGAATAATCAAGTGCTACTCTCTGGACCAACACGACATGACTTTTCCTTCTcactttcatcttctctcttctgtttctttttgttatattattttataaatatatatatatatatatattttttttttggtgcattaaaatgaaattaaaataaataaaattaaaaaaaaaaaaaaattcaataaaagatTCGTCGACGTCGCCAGCCATTGGCgacttcctcctcttcttcttcttcatcttcatcttcatcttcttcttcaaaccttctCCTGTTCATTGTCTTCCTCcagatctctctctttctatctctatctatctatcaaaGTCTTCGTTCTcattcttcgtcttcgtcttcgtttacctttcaagaagaagagatacgAAAACCTCCAATTTattaccctctctctctcattctctctcttcttgttttgttatttctttatttgctttcttcttcttcttcttcttcttcttcttcttcttcttcgtattgGCTTGCGTCACCTCATTCATTCCCTTTCTCTTCAATTCCATTTCTTCGTGAGAAGATTGTTAGCTTTTTAGCGCGCAAAAGTGAAGATTCTTCAAGATCCCACGGATCTGTACACCCCCTCCCTCCCTCCCTCCTTAgatcaatcaaatcttcctcgATCATATATTCCCCTCTTAGAGGAGGaggtgggttttttttttgtctccgaTTTAAGGATCTGGATCTTCTCCCCCATTTCCAATTTCCTGGCTAGGTCATTTTCCTGGGATTTAATGGATTCAAGCTGTTGATTTGAAGCTATGTTTGTTTCTGGGTAAGAAAAAAGCTcgaatctttcttcttcttcgggaGGTCTGTTTTGTGTCAAATGATTTCTCCATTTGATCCGATcaatttctaatatataaataaaaaatctctgCTTTCAAATTGTTAATTCAACAATTCCTGTGAGAGTGGTCCTTTTTGGGCAAATGGATCCCAGGAAATCAATTGATAAGCCGCCTCCTCCTCATCACGATCCGATCCTGGGTGTATCTTCAAGGTGGAGCGTTTCTTCTAAAGACAATTCCGTCAGAGAAGTTACTTTTGGTGATTTGGGATCGAAGCGTATTCGTCATGGTTCAGCTGGTGCTGATTCTGAGATGTTGAGCATGTCTCAGAAAGAGATCAAAGACGAGGATGCTCGTTTGATTTATATTAACGATCCCGAGAGAACTAACGACAGGTTTGAGTTCACTGGCAACTCTATCAAGACTGCCAAGTATTCCGTCTTCACCTTCTTGCCCAGGAACTTGTTTGAGCAGTTCCATAGAGTTGCTTACATTTACTTCCTTGTTATAGCTGTGCTCAATCAGCTCCCTCAGCTTGCAGTTTTTGGTAGAGGTGCATCTATCATGCCCCTTGCCTTTGTTCTCTTGGTCTCAGCTATCAAAGATGCTTACGAGGATTTCCGGAGACATAGATCAGATAGAGTTGAGAACAATAGGTTGGCTTTAGTGTTTGAGGATAATCAGTTTCGTGAAAAGAAGTGGAAGCATATTCGTGTTGGGGAAGTCATTAAGGTCCAATCTAATCAGACTCTTCCTTGTGACATGGTGCTCTTGGCTACGAGTGATCCTACAGGGGTTGTCTACGTGCAGACGACTAATTTGGATGGTGAGTCGAATTTGAAGACGAGGTATGCCAAGCAGGAAACTCTTCTCAAAGCTGCTGATATGGAGTCGTTTAACGGATTGATCAAGTGTGAGAAACCTAATAGGAACATATATGGGTTTCAAGCCAACATGGACATTGATGGTAGAAGGCTCTCCCTTGGACCTTCTAATATTATTCTTAGAGGATGTGAGCTTAAGAACACTGTTTGGGCATTAGGTGTTGTTGTGTATGCTGGTGGTGAGACGAAAGCTATGCTGAACAACTCCGGAGCACCGTCAAAGAGGAGTAGGCTAGAGACTCGGATGAATTTAGAGATCATTCtactctctttgtttctgaTCGTCTTATGTACAATCGCAGCCGCGACCGCTGCTGTGTGGTTGAGACAGTACAGGGATGACTTGGACACTATTCTCTTTTATAGGAGAAAGGACTATGCCGAGAGGCCAGGAGGAAAGAACTATAAATACTATGGTTGGGGGTGGGAGATATTCTTCACCTTCTTTATGGCAGTCATTGTGTACCAGATCATGATACCCATTTCTCTCTACATATCGATGGAGCTTGTCCGTATTGGTCAAGCATACTTCATGACCAATGATGATCAGATGTACGACGAGTCCTCAGATTCAAGTTTTCAATGCAGAGCTTTGAACATAAATGAAGATTTAGGGCAGATTAAGTATTTATTCTCTGATAAGACGGGTACTCTCACGGACAACAAGATGGAGTTTCAATGTGCTTGCATAGAAGGTGTAGATTACTCTGCCAGGGAACCTGCTCAGAGCGAGCATGCAGGATACTCCATTGAAGGTAAGGAAATGTAGTTTCTTAATAGTTCTTTTGCTGTTAAGAGTAGTATGTTTTTCTGTTTGCTGACTGCCACTTTTGATGATACCTGTACTTTTAACGTTACAGTTGATGGGAATATTTTGAAGCCAAAGATGAGGGTGAGAGTTGATCCTGCACTTCTTCAGTTGACGAAAACTGGCAATGcaacagaagaagcaaagcGTGCAAATGAGTTTTTCCTCTCACTGGCAGCTTGCAATACAATTGTGCCGATTGTTACCAACACATCTGAGCAGAATGTAAAGCTGGTGGATTATCAAGGGGAGTCCCCGGATGAACAAGCATTGGTCTATGCGGCAGCTGCTTATGGTTTCTTGCTCATAGAGAGAACCTCTGGTCATATAGTTATTAACGTGCGAGGAGAAATGCAAAGGTAATTTAGAAATCTGATGGCTAATTTTTTGCCATTAATTTATATTGCCGTTGCATCTCATAATAGGTTGTGGCCTATagtatttatttcttttcctcTGCCCAGTGCAGGTTTAATGTCTTGGGATTGCATGAGTTCGATAGTGACCGAAAAAGAATGTCAGTGATACTGGGATGCCCCGACATGTCGGTGAAGCTCTTTGTAAAAGGTGCAGACTCATCCATGTTCAGTGTCATGGATGAATCCTACGGTGGCGTCATAAAAGAGACCAAGAATCAACTTCATGCTTACTCATCTGATGGTTTGAGAACTCTTGTTGTTGGGATGAGAGAACTGAACGATTCAGAATTTGAGCAATGGCATTCTTCCTTTGAGGCGGCAAGCACTGCCTTGATTGGTAGGGCTGGATTGCTAAGAAAGGTTGCTGGAAACATCGAGACTAACCTTAGGATAGTAGGAGCCACTGCAATTGAAGACAAATTGCAGCGTGGTGTCCCGGAAGCAATAGAATCTCTCAGGATTGCAGGGATAAAAGTTTGGGTCTTGACTGGTGACAAGCAAGAAACTGCCATATCCATTGGCTTCTCATCGAGGCTTCTGACAAGAAACATGAGGCAAATTGTAATAAATAGCAACTCACTGGATTCATGTCGGAGGAGCTTAGAAGAAGCAAATGCCAGCATTGCAAGTAATGACGAAAGTGATAACGTGGCCTTGATTATTGACGGTACCAGTCTCATATATGTACTCGACAATGATCTTGAAGATGTGGTAAGTGGAATTCTGATGAACATCTCTTGCTTACTCTGGTTATGACTATCTTTGATGGTGATGTAATTGCTCATTTTTGCAATGCAGCTGTTCCAGGTGTCATGTAAATGCTCCGCGATACTCTGCTGCCGTGTTGCTCCTTTCCAGAAAGCTGGAATCGTTGCACTCGTAAAGAACCGAACTTCCGACATGACTCTTGCCATTGGTGATGGTAATGACTCCACCCTTCTTTCCAAAAACCAGTGTGCCTGATCCTGTCTAAATAGCAACCcagttctttgtttttattttcatcttctcATATGTCTGGGCTTTTGACAGGTGCCAATGATGTCTCCATGATTCAAATGGCTGATGTTGGGGTAGGTATAAGCGGCCAAGAAGGTCGTCAAGCTGTGATGGCATCTGATTTTGCAATGGGACAGTTCAGATTCTTAGTTCCGCTATTGCTTGTTCATGGACACTGGAATTACCAAAGGATGGGTTACATGATACTATATAATTTCTATAGAAATGcagtttttgttctaattttattttggtgagTACCGTCTTACTGTCTTTTGTACTAATCCATCTTAAAACAGTCACCACAGACTAACCCTCACCAATTTCATGCAGGTACGTTTTGTTTACTTGTTACACCTTGACAACCGCCATCACTGAATGGAGCAGTGTCCTGTACTCAGTCATATACACGTCGTTCCCTACAATAATTATCGGTATCCTTGACAAAGACCTCGGAAGGAGGACTCTTCTCAATCATCCTCAGCTCTACGGTGTTGGCCAGAGGGCAGAGGGATATTCCACTACGCTCTTCTGGTATACGATGATTGACACAATCTGGCAAAGTGCGGCCATCTTCTTCATTCCTATGTTTGCGTATTGGGGCAGTACAATTGACACGTCGAGCCTAGGAGACCTGTGGACGATTGCTGCAGTTGTGGTGGTTAATCTTCACTTGGCCATGGATGTAATCAGATGGAACTGGATCGCACACGCCGCCATATGGGGATCCATTGTTGCAGCTTGTATATGCGTCATTGTGATCGATCTTATACCCACACTCCCTGGTTACTGGTAAAAGTTCTCTCTCTACATATCATTCTGTCAAAGCAAATTCAAAATCAGATTTTCTGGATACTGAAAGTCTCAACTTTTTGTAATGGCTGTGACAGGGCAATTTTCCAAGTTGCCAAGACATGGATGTTCTGGTTCTGCTTGCTTGCCATTGTTGTGACATCATTGCTACCTAGATTCGCCATCAAGTTTCTTGTCGAGTATTACAGACCTTCCGATGTTCGGATTGCTAGGGAGGCTGAAAAGCTTAGAACTTTCAGAGAATCCGAACCCCTGGGAGTTGAAATGAATCAGATTCGGGATCCTCCAAGGAGATGATATTGATTGAATCAACACCATTCTCTCAAATCAAAATTCTTTATACCCGTCAGCgaaagtaaatataatttatatattccaATTTTTTCCCCCTTGGTTACTATTTCACGAATAGAGAGTTTGTAGTGTAAGGGAAATTACGTAAAGATCTCTCGGCTGTATTTTTCTCACTTTGTTGTAACATACGCACAAGATTTTCCTTTGTAAAGAGAACGTCGAAATTTGATTTACATTTCCACTTCAGTTTGTTATAAAGTCGATTTtggtttgtcttttgttttcttttccctgACAAGAACCAATAAACTAAGATAAAACTGATTGACTCGTACCCTTTTATCACATTCATATACTCTTTAATCAAAAAAGGATAAGAGTTTCCAGAGATTTGTCCTTCAACCGATTTGAACACTAATCTAATAATAAGATTACATGAGAAAAACATGAGGTGCCCATTATCCACAATCCGAGAAATAGATAAGGTTTTTGCTAGAGCAGCAGTAAAATTACTTCACAGCTTGCGTCTTATGCTGTTGAAGTGAAGATCAAAGAGACTTAAAACTCTAGTTGCCACCAAAAAGCACTCGATTCCACCGATCAGAACTCAACACTCCAGCTGCCAGATAAACGAATTTAGAGACTTCATATGCTACTTCTCAGATTCAGTAGATAAATTACCAAATGGGACAGAGATACAAACCTTTTGCAACCAAAAACATCCGACTCCAGTTGTTCACCATATATCGTTATTCTAGCCATCATCATCCAAATGAGCCACGGCAATACTCTGATCCACAAAAGCATTTCCTTTTGCCATATAAAGGATTGCCATTTTGAGTCCCGCTTGGTCTAGAGATTCCATAGTCGTAAGTTAACTCAGTCAGTGGAGGGATGTGAGATATGGCAAAGAAGGCGACATGCACGAAGAGTTGactgttattttcataagtaaCTGGCTGCCAGAAAACATTAGGGGAGCAACTGTGATTCATGAACCGGGCAACGTTCCCAATATTCTTAGCACTGATTATCATCGGCAGCGGCATTTCAGATTCTTCAGACATCTCTTCAGAAGCATCTTCATCGGCTAAGACAGGCTCATAGTTCCACTTGAAAGGGTTATAGACACGGGTTGTATCAAAGGTATAATCATCGTCAGCAATAGTTTGCTGCACCTTCGATTTGTCTTTTGCCTCACctgcatatatacatataaacgaACCAGCACGAATAGCATCCCATGAGCGCAATCCCCATCCTCTATTCTCTGTCTTGAAAACTTCCAGCCTCACTTTTATTCC contains:
- the LOC104734500 gene encoding phospholipid-transporting ATPase 1 — encoded protein: MDPRKSIDKPPPPHHDPILGVSSRWSVSSKDNSVREVTFGDLGSKRIRHGSAGADSEMLSMSQKEIKDEDARLIYINDPERTNDRFEFTGNSIKTAKYSVFTFLPRNLFEQFHRVAYIYFLVIAVLNQLPQLAVFGRGASIMPLAFVLLVSAIKDAYEDFRRHRSDRVENNRLALVFEDNQFREKKWKHIRVGEVIKVQSNQTLPCDMVLLATSDPTGVVYVQTTNLDGESNLKTRYAKQETLLKAADMESFNGLIKCEKPNRNIYGFQANMDIDGRRLSLGPSNIILRGCELKNTVWALGVVVYAGGETKAMLNNSGAPSKRSRLETRMNLEIILLSLFLIVLCTIAAATAAVWLRQYRDDLDTILFYRRKDYAERPGGKNYKYYGWGWEIFFTFFMAVIVYQIMIPISLYISMELVRIGQAYFMTNDDQMYDESSDSSFQCRALNINEDLGQIKYLFSDKTGTLTDNKMEFQCACIEGVDYSAREPAQSEHAGYSIEVDGNILKPKMRVRVDPALLQLTKTGNATEEAKRANEFFLSLAACNTIVPIVTNTSEQNVKLVDYQGESPDEQALVYAAAAYGFLLIERTSGHIVINVRGEMQRFNVLGLHEFDSDRKRMSVILGCPDMSVKLFVKGADSSMFSVMDESYGGVIKETKNQLHAYSSDGLRTLVVGMRELNDSEFEQWHSSFEAASTALIGRAGLLRKVAGNIETNLRIVGATAIEDKLQRGVPEAIESLRIAGIKVWVLTGDKQETAISIGFSSRLLTRNMRQIVINSNSLDSCRRSLEEANASIASNDESDNVALIIDGTSLIYVLDNDLEDVLFQVSCKCSAILCCRVAPFQKAGIVALVKNRTSDMTLAIGDGANDVSMIQMADVGVGISGQEGRQAVMASDFAMGQFRFLVPLLLVHGHWNYQRMGYMILYNFYRNAVFVLILFWYVLFTCYTLTTAITEWSSVLYSVIYTSFPTIIIGILDKDLGRRTLLNHPQLYGVGQRAEGYSTTLFWYTMIDTIWQSAAIFFIPMFAYWGSTIDTSSLGDLWTIAAVVVVNLHLAMDVIRWNWIAHAAIWGSIVAACICVIVIDLIPTLPGYWAIFQVAKTWMFWFCLLAIVVTSLLPRFAIKFLVEYYRPSDVRIAREAEKLRTFRESEPLGVEMNQIRDPPRR